AACAGACATGCGTCGTGGTTCGGAAATGCTCTCCCAGCTCTTCCATAGGCGCCGCCTCGCACGGCAGTATTCCGAGTACGTTCGCCCACCGACGGACGTCGTACGCGCCCCGCGGTCACCTCCACGGGGCGCTCGAAGGGAGAAGCATGTCTGGATTCACGGGCCGCGCGCGGAGGCGCGCGGTTGCGGTCATCCCGGTATTCGCGCTCGCTGCCACCGGTCTGGTGTCATTCGGCGCTACGGGAGCGGTCGCTGCTGAATCGCCGGTGTCGCCACCGGTGATCAGCGATTCCGAGTACTACATGAACTACGCCGCACCTCGCATCGAGGGCCAGTTCGACACCGACGGCGAAGTCCTCGTCGATGGCGCGACGGCGAAGTCGGCACCGCAGGTTCAGGCCGACGCCGAGGCGTTCGACGCGAAGTACTCGCAGGGCAACCCGATCGCGGCGAAGGGGCTCGCCACGCTGGAGGCGAAGTCGATCGCCACGGGCAAGAACCCCAAGGAGCTGAAGCAGCCCAAGAAGGACAAGAAGCCCAAGAAGTCGAACTTCAAGCAGGCCGAGTCCACGCAGGAAGCGAAGCTCCTCACGATCCTCGTCGAGTTCGACGAGAACGCGAACGACGACTTCAGCGACACCTACGTGCCGACCGAGTTCGGCTCGAAGCAGTGCATGCCCGGCAACGTGCAGAACGGCCCGACGCACAACGGCATCCCGAACCCGGCCGACTACGAGCTCGAGGACAACAACTCGATGTGGGTGCCCGACTTCTCGTCGGAGCACTTCAACAAGATGCTCTTCACCGACGAAGGCATCACCGAGCGAGTGCGCACCGACCTCACCGGGCCCGACGGCAAGCCCGGCTTCGACATCTCCGGCTACACGATGAAGTCGATGTACGAGGAGATGTCCCGCGGCGCCTACACCGTCACCGGTGAGGCCACCCCGTGGATCACCGTGCCGCACTCCGAGGCCTGGTACGGCGCGAGCACCTGCTTCCTGAACGACGAAGGCGTCTACGAGGCCGGCGAGATCCAGGACCAGCAGGGTCACCCCGACAACCCCAAGGGGCCGGGCCAGCTGCCGATCGACGCAGTCGCAGCACTCGCACAGGCGCAGCCCGACTTCCCGTGGGCCGACTACGACATCGAAGACCAGGGCGACCGCGACGGCGACGGCGACTTCAACGAGCCCGACGGCGTCATCGACCACGTCGTGCTCGTGCACGCCGGTGAAGACAAGTCCGGTGGCGGCGGCGCGCAGGGCACCTACGCAGTCTGGGCGCACTCCTCGGCTGTCGCCGGCGGCGCGGACATCCCGGGCACCGACCTCCAGCTGTCGAACTACATCGTGCAGCCCGAGGACTCGGGCGTCGGCGTGTTCGCACACGAGTACGGCCACGACCTCGGCCTGCCCGACCTGTACGACACCTCGAACCAGGGCAACTCCGACGTCGACTTCTGGGACCTCATGAGCTCCGGCTCGCACTCCGGCCCCATCTTCCAGTCGATGCCGACCCACATGGGCATCTGGGACAAGTGGGTGCTCGGCTGGGTCGACCCCGTGGTGATGAACCCCGGTGACGACACCGAGACCATCAAGGTCGGCCAGACGTCCCGCGCACCCAAGGGCACCGAGGACGGCGTGAAGGTCAACCTTCCCGACAAGGTCGTCACCCTGGCCGAGCCGGCCAGCGGCGAGAACATGTGGTACACCGGAGCCGACCAGGACTGGGGCGACATCCGCATCGCCCGCACGGTCGACGTCCCGACCGACGCGAAGTTCTGGATGAGCAACAACTTCGTCATCGAGGAGGACTGGGACTTCGGCTTCGTCGAGGTCTCGACCGACGGCGGCGACACGTGGACCGACGTCAAGGTCTACAACGAAGACGGCACCGAGGCCACCACGGCCGAGGGCTACCCCGACCCGAACGGCAACCTTCACACCTTCGGTGACAAGAAGTACGGCCTCACGGGCAGCTCCGACGGTTGGGCTCGCCAGTACGTCGACCTCTCGGCATATGCCGGCACCACGGTCGGGGTGCGCCTGCGCCTCGCCACCGATGCCGCATTCCAGGAGCGCGGATGGTTCGCCGACGACTTCGCCGTCACGAGCGGAGCGACCGAGGTCTGGGCCGACGACGTCGAGAGCGGCGACAACGGCTGGACCGCCGAGGTCACCACCTTCGCCGACACGACCGGCCCCGGCTGGCGTATCGACACGGGCACGTCGAGCAAGGCGCAGTACTACATGGTGGAGTGGCGCAACTTCGACGGGTTCGACGAGGGCCTGAAGTACGGCTACAACTCGGTGTACAGCGCCGGTGCGTGGAAGGTCGAGAAGGTCGCGTACAACGCTCCCGGAGCGCTGGTCTGGTACCGCGACACGACCTACGGCAACACCAACCACGTGCGCACCAACGAGACGGCACTGCCGAGCTACGGGGCGAAGGGCGGGCTGCTGCTCGTCGACAGCCACTTCGACCCGCTGCGTCGCACCGGTGACGCCGCCGCGGCCGACGGCACGCTGCAGCACAACCTGCCGTCGCGTGCGCAGTCCTCCGACGTCGCCTTCGGCCTCACCCCGACGCACGCCTTCACGGAGTGCATCGCGGGTGCGGAGCTGACGACCGAGTACTGCACCGACATCCCGTCGCGCGCGCCGGTGAGCACCTTCACCGACGACCTCGGCTGGACCTCGGGCCTCGAGGTGCTTCCCGACGGTCGACTGGCCCGCCGCTTCCGCGACGGTTCGGCAGTCGTTCCGTCGCTCGGAAACGCCCCGTACAGCACGCGGATCGTCGACTTCGACGGCAACCCGCTGACCGACCTGTACGGCGCGGCCAGCCCGCTCGGCGGCGTCTTCGGCACCGGCAACCCCGGTGACGACGGCGTTGGCTACGGCACCGTGATCGAGGTGAAGAAGGCGTTCAAGGGCAACCAGTCGGCGCTCATCACGATCACCCCGCCTACCGCAGGCTGATCCAGCGACACGCACGACGACGAGGCGTCGGCTCCCTTCGGGGGGTCGGCGCCTCGCCGCATCTCCACCGGACGCCGGTGCAGCGAGCAGACCCGCCGGCCGTACACTGGCCGACGACGCACGAGGAGGTGCCGTGAACGACGCCCGAACCGCGCTCACGCATGAGCGCGAGATCACCGAGCCCGTCTCGCTGACGCTGCCGAACGGCAGGCTGAACCCCGCGGCAGTCGGGTGGACGCGGCATCCGCTGCACGACACCTCCGGAATCGGCGCCCGCGGCAGGGGCACGGGGCGCAACAAGCGCTGGGAGTACTGGGGCATCACGACCCCCGACCACATCGTCGCCGTGACGGTCGCCATGCTCGACTACGCGACGCTGAACCAGGTGTGGGTGTTCGACCGGGCCGCCGCGACCGACATCGACGCGAGCGCGATCACCCCGCTCTCCCGCGGCGTCGACCTGCCCGGCTCGCTCGGCGAGGGCGATGGGGCGCGGCCCGCGACGGCACGGGTACCGGGCATCGAGACGACGATCACCGACTCGGCCTCGGGCACCCGCATCGTCGCGACGACGAAGCGCGTCGCGATCGACATCGTCGCCGAACGGCCCGACGGTCACGAGGCGCTCGGCGTCGTCGTGCCGTGGAGCGACACGAGGTTCCAGTACACGGTGAAGGATGTCGCGCGGCCCGCCCGCGGCACGGTCACGATCGACGGGGTGACCCACGAACTGCCCGCCGGCGAGAGCTGGGCGGTGCTCGACCACGGGCGCGGCCGATGGCCGTACTCGATGCGCTGGCACTGGGGCGCCGCATCGGGCATCGAGCACGGGCGACGCCTCGGGCTGCAGCTCGGCGGCCTCTGGACCGACGGCACCGGATCGACCGAGAATGCGCTCTCGGTCGACGGGCGACTGCACAAGCTCGGCGCCGAGCTCGACTGGCGCTTCGACCCGAGCGACTGGCTGCGACCGTGGACGATCACCGGCGACCGCGTCGACGTGATCTTCACGCCGTTCCACGACCGGTACGCGAAGACCGCGCTCGGGGTCATCCACACCGAGACGCACCAGTGCTTCGGCACCTATCGCGGCACGGTGACGGATGACTCGGGCACGGCGGTGCCCGTCGAAGCCCTGCTGGGCTGGGCGGAGTTCGTGAAGAACCGCTGGTAGCGGCATCCGCTCGGCTCGCTCGAACTCGCGTCGCGATCGGCAGGCCGGGCGCCCGGCTCAGCTGCGAGGCGTGTGCAACCGCTCCTGCCGCCGCCGGAACGCCCGCCGCTGCACCTCGAGCTGCACCGAGAGCGTCAGCACGCCACCCGTGACGATGGCGACGAGGTTGATGCCGAGCTGCACGGCGGCGCTCCCGGCCTGCGCCCACTCGCCCGCCGCGATGCCGACCGCGATCGCACCCGCAGCGGGGATCGTCGTCACCGAGATGAGCACGCCGATGAGCGCGCCGGACTTCGCCGAGGTCAGCGAGAGCACCCCCGCGATGCCCGCGAGGAAGCCGACGACGTAGCTGAGGGCGTTCGGCTGCCAGATGAACTCGGTGAGCGGATGGCTC
The DNA window shown above is from Agromyces cerinus and carries:
- a CDS encoding immune inhibitor A domain-containing protein, giving the protein MISDSEYYMNYAAPRIEGQFDTDGEVLVDGATAKSAPQVQADAEAFDAKYSQGNPIAAKGLATLEAKSIATGKNPKELKQPKKDKKPKKSNFKQAESTQEAKLLTILVEFDENANDDFSDTYVPTEFGSKQCMPGNVQNGPTHNGIPNPADYELEDNNSMWVPDFSSEHFNKMLFTDEGITERVRTDLTGPDGKPGFDISGYTMKSMYEEMSRGAYTVTGEATPWITVPHSEAWYGASTCFLNDEGVYEAGEIQDQQGHPDNPKGPGQLPIDAVAALAQAQPDFPWADYDIEDQGDRDGDGDFNEPDGVIDHVVLVHAGEDKSGGGGAQGTYAVWAHSSAVAGGADIPGTDLQLSNYIVQPEDSGVGVFAHEYGHDLGLPDLYDTSNQGNSDVDFWDLMSSGSHSGPIFQSMPTHMGIWDKWVLGWVDPVVMNPGDDTETIKVGQTSRAPKGTEDGVKVNLPDKVVTLAEPASGENMWYTGADQDWGDIRIARTVDVPTDAKFWMSNNFVIEEDWDFGFVEVSTDGGDTWTDVKVYNEDGTEATTAEGYPDPNGNLHTFGDKKYGLTGSSDGWARQYVDLSAYAGTTVGVRLRLATDAAFQERGWFADDFAVTSGATEVWADDVESGDNGWTAEVTTFADTTGPGWRIDTGTSSKAQYYMVEWRNFDGFDEGLKYGYNSVYSAGAWKVEKVAYNAPGALVWYRDTTYGNTNHVRTNETALPSYGAKGGLLLVDSHFDPLRRTGDAAAADGTLQHNLPSRAQSSDVAFGLTPTHAFTECIAGAELTTEYCTDIPSRAPVSTFTDDLGWTSGLEVLPDGRLARRFRDGSAVVPSLGNAPYSTRIVDFDGNPLTDLYGAASPLGGVFGTGNPGDDGVGYGTVIEVKKAFKGNQSALITITPPTAG
- a CDS encoding DUF2804 domain-containing protein, coding for MNDARTALTHEREITEPVSLTLPNGRLNPAAVGWTRHPLHDTSGIGARGRGTGRNKRWEYWGITTPDHIVAVTVAMLDYATLNQVWVFDRAAATDIDASAITPLSRGVDLPGSLGEGDGARPATARVPGIETTITDSASGTRIVATTKRVAIDIVAERPDGHEALGVVVPWSDTRFQYTVKDVARPARGTVTIDGVTHELPAGESWAVLDHGRGRWPYSMRWHWGAASGIEHGRRLGLQLGGLWTDGTGSTENALSVDGRLHKLGAELDWRFDPSDWLRPWTITGDRVDVIFTPFHDRYAKTALGVIHTETHQCFGTYRGTVTDDSGTAVPVEALLGWAEFVKNRW